One part of the Parambassis ranga chromosome 8, fParRan2.1, whole genome shotgun sequence genome encodes these proteins:
- the LOC114439342 gene encoding NACHT, LRR and PYD domains-containing protein 12-like, whose protein sequence is MGIKCSVLRRGKMEANHNQKEEDVSSTVRRKRNSSLQEEDTGAKKTAKETTADENDGSERSRPLVHEQITAAVTSTNHMDPASAFREEKEAAWVDSHRAELIQSVTLVMQIADEMLDRNIIQQEMYDRIRANMTTQDQMRELYRALSCTAAKSAFYKILHNLQPDTCGTEEIIQEAIRRHKEYLRKLSLWDFEDFEKAERSLDTIYTELHIIQGEVVDGQHELCEIEQKTSRQTAEGAKIKCNDLFKKEDTGASGRGKDVKEIRTVMTKGIAGIGKTVSVKKFILDWADGRANQDLDFIFMLPFRELNLVKDDQYSLEMLVKEFQPELKNVAAASIFNNRKVLFILDGLDESQLPLNFKTNTILKDATKKSSVDVLVTNLIRVQHLLPSAHVWITSRPAAVQRIPRRFVDQWTEVRGFSDEQKILYFKRRVEDKTIAERIIGYVTESESLYSMCHIPLFCWIAAKVFEYLLQNTDDVEDENTERPTTLTEMFTHFLLFQLRRAAEKYEHEDESDTEAIVRSNKQFILNLGRLAFEHLAERKFIFTGEDLKRYSIDTDKAAVHSGLCTAIYKEESVLYKRKLYCFVHLTVQEYLAALFVYYSFARKKIDSPSLKKFLLKGSEEELQSILEDEPEALPLDELIEITIANSCERKTGELDMFLRFLVGMSLQSTQNLLQGLIEQKEEHSAVVEEIKTSLINIDLLDCPPERCLNLVHCLTELKDTSIHQTVQQYLEPNHDPENQLTPVQCSALADAILRSSTPLNEFNLMKFRPSTRGIFRLLPAVKNCRIVRITGIHTLVCVLAKPISSALQMPNSVLTELHLTDCTFGNKSPKVMIEGLKNAQCKLEALSLSGSGFTDTECENLASALKSLVTNLRELELSGNVLRGSLLPVLSVGFGCSKLEQLRLNRNPQTAEICQQIVTAISSSSSYLRQLEMSYSNFKDSEMEILSVGLMSSNCPLETLRLSHNKLTERGCETLASALSSKPSRLTELDLSYNELQDSGVRALCGALMSPHCGLRTLRLSFCKVTADGGSSVASALRSDHCSLRELDLSFNHLTDQGVQLLTDIQEDSGCSLERLNVDQNEECWVDLKLLRQYACALTLDPNTAGVSVLLTSENKMAAYVIDDQPYPEHPDRFSNSQVLCKEALSGRHYWEVECDSADVAVAYRSIRRAADSSSEYSLGQNENSWCWTYNRGYLDSTSCVEFLDFPPKQSVIGVYVDQPVGVLSFFEVHSDTLTHLYTVHTAFTEPLHPGFRVDGSVLLHEIKQAQI, encoded by the exons ATGGGAATCAAATGCTCTGTGTTGAGAAGGGGTAAAATGGAGGCCAACCACAACCAGAAGGAGGAAGACGTTTCCTCtacagtgaggaggaagagaaactcatctctgcaggaggaggataCAGGTGCAAAGAAAACCGCAAAAGAAACAACTGCTGATGAAAATGATGGCAGTGAGAGGAGCAGACCTCTGGTGCACGAGCAGattactgcagctgttaccaG TACTAACCACATGGATCCTGCTTCAGCCTTCAGAGAGGAGAAAG AAGCTGCCTGGGTGGACAGCCACAGGGCGGAGCTCATTCAGAGCGTCACTTTAGTGATGCAAATAGCAGATGAGATGCTTGACCGGAATATAATCCAACAGGAAATGTACGACAGAATCAGAGCCAATATGACAACCCAGGATCAGATGAGGGAGCTCTACAGGGCCCTGTCATGTACAGCAGCCAAATCTGCCTTTTACAAAATTCTCCACAATCTTCAGCCTGACACATGTGGAA cagaggagatCATCCAGGAGGCCATCAGAAGGCACAAAGAATATCTGAGGAAACTTTCATTATGGGACTTTGAAGACTTTGAAAAAGCTGAAAGGTCCTTGGACACAATTTACACAGAGCTTCACATCATACAAGGAGAGGTTGTTGATGGACAACATGAGCTCTGTGAGATTGAACAGAAGACGAGTAGGCAAACAGCAGAGGGCGCCAAAATCAAGTGCAATGACCTTTTTAAAAAGGAAGACACTGGAGCATCTGGCAGGGGCAAAGATGTAAAAGAAATCaggacagtgatgacaaaggggaTCGCCGGCATTGGAAAAACCGTTTCTGTGAAGAAGTTCATCCTGGACTGGGCGGATGGGAGAGCAAATCAGGACCTGGACTTCATCTTTATGTTGCCGTTCAGAGAGCTTAATCTAGTCAAAGATGACCAGTATAGCCTTGAGATGCTTGTGAAAGAATTCCAACCAGAACTTAAAAATGTAGCAGCAGCAAGCATATTTAATAACCGCAAAGTTTTGTTCATCCTTGATGGTCTTGATGAGAGCCAGCTCCCACTgaactttaaaacaaacacaatattaAAAGACGCCACGAAGAAATCGTCGGTGGATGTACTCGTGACAAACCTTATCCGGGTTCAGCATCTTCTTCCCTCTGCACATGTGTGGATAACCTCAAGACCGGCAGCAGTTCAGCGCATCCCTCGTCGGTTTGTGGACCAGTGGACAGAAGTCAGAGGATTCAGTGATGAACAAAAAATTCTGTACTTCAAGAGGAGAGTCGAGGACAAGACCATAGCTGAAAGAATCATTGGTTACGTTACCGAGTCAGAGAGTTTATACAGCATGTGTCACATACCGCTGTTCTGCTGGATTGCAGCCAAGGTTTTTGAGTATTTGTTGCAGAATACAGATGATGTTGAAgatgaaaatacagagagaccTACAACTCTGACTGAGATGTTCACACACTTCCTCCTGTTTCAGCTCAGGAGAGCAGCTGAAAAGTATGAACATGAAGATGAGTCAGACACCGAGGCAATCGTCAGGTCTAACAAACAGTTCATCCTAAACTTGGGCAGGTTGGCATTTGAACATCTGGCAGAAAGAAAATTCATTTTTACTGGGGAAGATCTGAAGAGGTATTCCATTGACACAGACAAGGCTGCCGTGCACTCTGGATTGTGTACAGCCATTTATAAAGAGGAAAGCGTGCTGTACAAAAGGAAGCTTTACTGCTTTGTGCATCTGACCGTTCAGGAGTACTTGGCGGCTCTCTTTGTGTACTACAGCTTTGCCAGGAAAAAGATAGATTCTCCAAGCCTTAAGAAGTTCTTGTTGAAGGGGTCTGAGGAAGAGCTCCAGTCCATCCTAGAAGATGAGCCAGAAGCTCTACCTTTGGATGAGCTGATCGAAATAACAATAGCTAATTCCTgtgagagaaagacaggagaACTGGACATGTTCCTTAGGTTCCTGGTCGGCATGTCTCTACAATCCACACAGAATCTGCTTCAAGGCCTGATTGAGCAGAAAGAGGAACACTCAGCCGTTGTTGAGGAGATTAAGACCAGTTTGATAAATATAGATTTGTTGGACTGCCCCCCTGAGAGATGTCTGAACCTTGTCCACTGTCTGACTGAGCTCAAAGACACTTCCATCCATCAGACAGTGCAGCAGTATCTGGAACCAAACCATGATCCTGAAAACCAGCTCACCCCTGTTCAGTGCTCAGCTCTGGCTGATGCGATTCTAAGGTCTAGTACCCCTCTCAATGAGTTCAACCTGATGAAATTTAGACCGTCAACAAGAGGTATTTTCAGACTGCTCCCAGCTGTGAAGAACTGCAGAATAGTGCG AATCACAGGTATACACACTTTAGTGTGTGTGCTCGCTAAACCCATCTCTTCAGCTCTGCAAATGCCAAACTCTGTGCTGACCGAGCTGCACCTTACAGACTGTACTTTTGGTAACAAGTCTCCAAAGGTCATGATTGAAGGACTAAAGAATGCTCAGTGCAAACTAGAAGCTCTCAG CCTTTCCGGTTCTGGATTTACAGACACAGAGTGTGAAAATCTGGCCTCAGCTCTCAAATCCCTCGTCACGAATCTGAGAGAACTGGAGTTGAGTGGTAACGTTCTGCGGGGCTCGTTGCTCCCTGTGCTGTCTGTTGGGTTTGGCTGCTCTAAACTGGAGCAGCTCAG ACTGAACCGGAATCCTCAGACTGCAGAGATCTGCCAGCAGATAGTGACGGCGATCTCGTCCAGCTCGTCTTACCTACGACAGCTGGAGATGAGTTACAGCAATTTTAAAGACTCAGAAATGGAAATCCTCTCAGTGGGCCTGATGAGCTCAAACTGCCCCCTGGAGACACTCAG ACTCAGTCACAACAAACTCACTGAGAGAGGCTGTGAGACGCTGGCCTCAGCTCTCAGCTCCAAACCTTCCcgtctgacagagctggacctgagctacaatgaGCTGCAGGACTCAGGAGTAAGGGCGCTCTGTGGTGCCCTGATGAGCCCACACTGTGGTCTGAGAACTCTCAG GTTGTCCTTCTGTAAAGTGACAGCAGATGGAGGTTCCTCTGTGGCCTCGGCTCTGAGGTCTGACCACTGCAGCCTCAGAGAGCTGGACTTAAGCTTTAACCATCTCACAGAtcagggagtccagctgctGACTGACATACAGGAGgattcaggctgcagtctggAACGTCTAAA TGTGGACCAAAACGAAGAGTGCTGGGTTGACCTGAAGCTCCTGAGACAGT ACGCCTGTGCTCTGACTCTGGACCCCAACACAGCAGGTGTTTCTGTCTTGCTGACCAGTGAGAACAAAATGGCAGCTTATGTCATCGATGATCAGCCATATCCTGAGCATCCAGACAGGTTTAGTAACAGCCAGGTTCTGTGTAAGGAGGCTCTGAGCGGCCGCCAttactgggaggtggagtgTGATTCAGCTGACGTTGCAGTGGCGTATAGAAGCATACGCAGGGCTGCAGACAGTTCCAGTGAATATTCTCTGGGACAGAATGAAAACTCTTGGTGCTGGACTTACAACAGGGGCTATTTGGATAGCACTTCCTGTGTCGAGTTTTTGGACTTCCCTCCAAAACAAAGTGTCATAGGAGTGTACGTGGACCAGCCGGTAGGTGTTCTGTCCTTTTTTGAAGTCCACTCTGACACACTGACCCACCTGTACACTGTGCACACAGCCTTCACTGAACCTCTCCATCCTGGGTTCAGAGTTGATGGATCAGTTCTCCTCcatgaaataaaacaagcacaaatatag